The segment CGTATCCTTTAGATTCGGGGCGGAGGTATGGCCCGGAAGAACTCCGGGCCATAGGCGTCAGGCGTCCTGATACGCCGACATGGGCAAGCAGGCGCAGGCCAGATTGCGGTCGCCGTAGACGTTGTCGACGCGGCCCACCGGCGGCCAGTACTTGCCATCGATCAAGCTGGCGGTGGGGTACACGGCCAGTTCGCGGCTGTAGCGATGGGTCCACTCACCGACCAGCTCCGCGGCGGTGTGCGGGGCGTTCTTCAGCGGGTTGTCGTCCTGGTCCAACTCGCCGGCCTCTACCGCGCGGATTTCCTCGCGGATGCGGATCATCGCGTCGCAGAAGCGGTCCAACTCTTCCTTCGACTCACTCTCGGTAGGCTCCACCATCAGGGTGCCAGCCACCGGGAAGGACATGGTCGGGGCGTGGAAGCCGTAGTCGATCAGGCGCTTGGCCACGTCCTCCACACTGATGCCGCTGGTTTCTTTGAGCGGGCGCAGATCGAGGATGCACTCGTGGGCGACCAGACCGTTTTCGCCGGTGTAGAGCACCGGGTAGTGCTCCTCCAGGCGACGGGCGATGTAGTTGGCACTGAGGATGGCCAACTGAGAGGCGCGCTTGAGGCCTTCGCCGCCCATCATGCGGATGTACATCCAGGTGATCGGCAGGATGCTGGCGCTGCCGAAGGGAGCCGCACTGACCGCACCGAGCTTCCGCTCCATGTGGCAATGGCCGGGCAGGAAAGGCGCCAGATGGGATTTCACGCCGATCGGACCCACGCCCGGACCGCCACCACCGTGGGGGATGCAGAAGGTCTTGTGCAGGTTCAGGTGGGACACGTCGCCACCGAACTGGCCCGGTGCGCAGAGGCCGACCATGGCGTTCATGTTGGCGCCGTCGATGTACACCTGGCCGCCGTTGGCGTGGATGATCTCGCAGATCTCGCGGATGCCCTCCTCGAACACACCATGGGTGGACGGGTAGGTGATCATCAGTGCGGCGAGGCGGTTCTGGTGCTCCTCGGCCTTGGCCTTGAGGTCGGCGATGTCCACGTTGCCACGGGCGTCGCAGGCGGTCACCACCACACGCATACCCGCCATCTGAGCGGTGGCCGGGTTGGTGCCGTGGGCCGATTGCGGGATCAGGCAGATGTCACGCTGACCTTCGCCACGGCTGGCGTGGTAGGCGCGGATGGCGAGCAGACCGGCGTACTCGCCCTGGGAGCCAGCGTTGGGCTGCAGGGATACGGCGTCATAACCGGTGGCCTTGCACAGCATGGCCTCGAGTTCGTTGGTCAGCTCCAGGTAGCCCTGGGACTGCTCGACGGGCGCGAAGGGATGCAAGGCACCAAACTCCGGCCAGGTCACTGGGATCATCTCACTGGCGGCGTTCAGCTTCATGGTGCAGGAACCCAGCGGGATCATGGTGCGATCCAGGGCCAGGTCCTTGTCGGCCAGCTTGCGCAGGTAGCGCATCAGCTCGGTTTCCGAGTGGTAGCGATTGAACACTTCGTGCTGCAGGAAGGCAGACTCACGCAGCAGCTTCGAAGGCAGGCAATCGCCAGTGCTGGCAGCCAGAGCCTTGAAGTCAGGCAGGGTCTGGCCTTGGCTGGCAAACACCGACCAGAGTGCTTCGACGCTGGCGGCGTCGCAGGTCTCGTCCAGGGAAATACCCACACGCACGTCGTCCAGTACCCGCAGGTTGATGCGCGTAGCCTGGGCAGCTGCATGTACTTCCTTGGCGGTGGTCGAGGAAACGATGCTCAGGGTGTCGAAGAAATGGTATTGCTCAACCTGATGGCCAAGCTGAGTCAGGCCCTGAGCCAGGATGGCGGTCAAACGGTGCACGCGGCGGGCGATGCCAGCCAGGCCCTGCGGGCCGTGGTAAACGGCATACATGCTGGCAATGTTGGCCAGCAGCACCTGGGCGGTGCAGATGTTGCTGGTGGCCTTCTCACGGCGGATGTGCTGCTCACGGGTCTGCATGGCCAGGCGCAGGGCCGGCTTGCCGTGGCGGTCAATCGAAATGCCCACCAAGCGGCCGGGCATATCGCGCTTGAAGGTATCGCGGGTGGCGAAGTAGGCCGCGTGCGGGCCGCCAAAGCCCAGAGGTACGCCGAAGCGCTGAGCACTCCCCAGCACCACGTCAGCACCAAACTCGCCGGGCGGGGTCAGCAGGGTCAGGGCCAGCAGATCCGCAGCTACGGCAACCAGGGCACCCGCAGCATGGAAGCGCTCCACCAGCTCGCGGTAGTCGAAGATGTCGCCATCGGTGGCCGGGTACTGCAGCAGCGCTCCGAAGTAGGCGCTGGCGTCATCAATCTCATGCTCGTCACCGATAACCACCTCAATACCAAGAGGTTCAGCGCGAGTACGCAGCACGTCCAGCGTTTGCGGATGGCAATAGCGGGAAGCAAAGAAAGCGTTGCTGCGCTTGTTCTTCGCCAGACGCTTGCAGAAGGTCATCGCCTCCGCCGCAGCAGTCCCCTCATCCAGCAATGAAGCATTGGCAATTTCCATCCCAGTGAGGTCACTGACCAGGGTCTGGAAGTTCAGCAGCGCCTCCAGGCGGCCCTGGGAGATTTCCGGCTGGTAGGGGGTGTAGGCGGTGTACCAGGCCGGATTTTCCAGCAGGTTACGCAGGATCGGGGGCGGGGTGTGACAAGGGTAATAACCCTGCCCGATATGGCTCTTGAACAGCTGATTCTTCGCGGCGATCGCCTTGATGGCGGCCAAGGCCTCGGCTTCGCCCTGCCCTGCCGGCAGGTCGAGCACGCTGGTGCCCTTGATGCTCTCTGGAATGACGCTGGCAATCAGCGCTTCCAGGGAATCATGGCCGGTCAGCGCCAACATGGCGGAGATATCCGCCTCACGTGGGCCGATATGACGAGCGATGAACTCGTTGCTCGTTCCCAGGGAAAGATGTGCTTGGCTCATGGCATTCCCCGGCTCAGGCGTTTTCGGCAAGGAAGCTGTCGTAGGCAGACTGATCCATCAGTGCCTCCAGAGCTTCAGGATTTTCCGGGCGAAAGCGGAAGAACCAACCTGCTTGTAGGGGAGACTCATTGACCAACTCGGGGGTGTCGGCGAGCGCCTGATTCACCTCCAGCACTTCGCCGGTCAACGGCATGGTGATGTTGCTGGCGGCCTTCACCGACTCCAGCACTGCGACTTCTTGACCCTCCTCGTAGCTACCAGCATCCGGAAGCTGCACGAACACGACGTCGCCCAAGGCCTCCTGGGCGTAGCTGGTAATACCTACGGTTACGTCACCGGAAGCGTCGATACGCAGCCATTCGTGATCAGGGGTAAAACGCAGAATGCTCATGGATCTTCCTCTTGTAATCAGTTGTTTTCCGAACCATCAAGGCTCGGCTGAACGAGGAAAGAGCAAGAGCAGTGCCAACAAAAAATAATTAGCTGCAAGCCAACAAAGTCCCCTTTGAGTCGACTTGAGATACTCCACGCGGAACGAAAGCATTACGGACTCTATTGAAGTTTAGAAGGAGCAAATCCGCTGAAACCCAAGTGGTAGAAGGCTCCCGACCAAATGGATTAAATACGCTCCACTGGAGCGAAATTGATCCAGGCTTACACAGAACTGCCAAACAGAATCTCAATTAAATCTAGCGGCTGGGACTTTGTCGCAATTTCTAGATTTCCAAGTTGAGATTCGAGCGAGATGAATGGTGTGGAAATCCATGCCTTACGCTTTGGAGGAAATCCCATACTTTCTGAGACGTTGCCCGATAGCGGTATGAGAGGTATTCAGCCGCGCCGCCAGCTGTCTGGTGGAGGGATAAGCAGTGAAGAGCCTTTGTAATAGATTCTTCTCGTAACCTTGCATCGCCTCTTCCAGACTGGTGACTTCCAATGGCTCTGTTGCTTGGCTACCAAGCGCCGTACCAGCCAGCTCCAGACTGTCGCAATCAATCACCTCAGACTCACAAATGGCAGCAGCACGAAAAACCACGTTTTGGAGCTGCCGCACATTCCCGGGCCAGCGATTCACCAGAAGTGCGGCACTGGCGGCCGTTGCCAATCGGCATGGGGAACGCTGGATCTGGGCGCAGGCCTGTCGGAGAAAGTGCTCAGCAAGCACAAGGATGTCCTGCCCACGTTCGCGCAACGGTGGCACCACTAGGTTGAGTACGTTCAACCGATAGTAGAGGTCCTCCCGGAACCCCTCCTCCTCCACCATGCGCTCCAGGTTGCGGTGAGTGGCGCAGAGCACCCGCACGTTCACATTCACCTCGCGGTCGCCACCGATACGGCGGAAGGAGCCATCGCTGAGAAAGCGCAGCAGCTTGGCCTGAAGATAGGACGACATCTCCCCCACTTCGTCGAGGAACACCGTACCGCTGTCGGCCAGCTCCAGCAGCCCCGGCTTGCCACCACGCTGGGCGCCACTGAACGCGCCTGCGGCGTAGCCGAACAGCTCGCTCTCGGCCAGGTTTTCTGGGAGCGCAGCACAATTGAGCGCCAAGAATGGGGCATCCCGACGGGCACTGAGCGCATGACAAGCTCGGGCCACCAACTCCTTACCGGTTCCGGTTTCGCCCTGAATCAGCAACGGAGCTTCCAGGTTGGCCACCTTACGGAGACGCGTCTTCAGCGCTTTGAGCTCCGGCGATTTGCCAAGGAGTGCCTCCATGCCTTCAGCATGATCGTGGTGCAACGAAGCAAGACGTTCGCCAATACGGCTCGGCGGGTAGAGCGTGAGTAACCCCCCACCCCCTCCGCTTACCGGAGTGGCATCCATCAGCAGGGCCTGCCCCTTGAACCTCACTTCACACATGGGCAGACGAAAGCCTTTCTCGACGAGCTTCTGAGCCAGGTCCGGCTCAGCAAAAAGTGCCGACAAGTGCTCGCCGGCTGGCTCACGACCACACAGTCCGGTCAGTGACGGATTGGCCAGTAACACATGGCCGCGGGAATCTACTGCCAGGATCGGATCATTCACGGCAGCCAACAGAGCATCGAGCTGCAGGCGTCGGCGCTGGCCAGGCAAGATGTCGACGAGCTCCACAGACTTAACCCCATCCACTTGCAACAAAGCTTGATGGAGTTCTTCCAGTACTGTCTGGGAGAGAGATGGAGCATCGATGTAGACGTTCGGTGGAATCATCTCCACCGCGTCCAAATTGAGATTGCGAGCACCCAGGAGTGCCAGGACTTCCTGAGTAATACCCACGCGATCGATGAAAGAAACGTGAATTCGCATGACTACCAGAGCGTATAAAAGCGGCAGGAGACCTCCTGCCGCTATCGGCCTATCGCACCCCTATCCTCAAGCCGAGGATTTTTGGCAGCGCAGCAAGGCTTCGTGCAGCAATATCTGACCGCTGCTCAGCCTCCTCCGCCTCCTCGCATCGCAGAATGCCCCAGCGAATCGCGTTAGCGCCGATGTACTTGAAGGGCTCGGGCGGCAAGCGAGGCACTTTGCGAGCGCAGAATGGAGATTGGCTCCACTGGTCTTTAACGCCAAGCACCAGAGACGACAAGCATCGGCCTGCAATCCATGTGGCGTTGACGCCATGACCGGAATAGCCGCCTCCGTAGTAGATCCCGCGTCGCAAGGTCTTGAAGAATGGCAGTCGGTCCGCCGATACATCGATTGGCCACCCCCAACTCTTCGCGAACCCAGCTTGTGCCACCTCAGGCAATAGCCTGGCCATGCCTCTTCGCGCCCTCTCCTTGGTCGCTTCGTCCCCATAAAGCAGTGGATTCGCCGTCTGACTGCCGAAGCCAATGGGTCCAGAGCCGGATCCCATGAGCACACGATTGTCTTTGGTTCGCCGGAAGTAGTGCAGGAACATCCTGAAGTCGCTTGCCCCTACACCGTGATTCCAACCAAGTCTCGAGAGGGCATCCGGTACCTCTCGTGACATGGTCGCGAAACTGGAGAAGAGACTCATCCGTGCTCCAACTTCGGGAATGGCGGAGAGGCCCACATTGGTAGCCAGGACCACGTGGCCAGCGCGGAGTCGTCCGTGCTTGGTTATCACCGAATGGATCCGTGCCTCATCAATGCGCCCCACGGGCGACTGCTCATAGATGCTGACACCTGCTGCCACGGCAGCATCCCTAAGAGCCAGAACCAGACGACCTGGATGCACGTTCGCCGCTTCGGGAAAGTACAGTGAGGAGCCAAACACAGGGGCGTCGATCATCTCCCTGGTTTCGGACTGGCTGATCTTCTGGATGAATCGACCGGCACCCAGTTCGTCGCATTCGCGCCAGTAATCGACCAGCTTGCGCTCCTGCGCCGGGCAGGTAGCGACGCGAATACTCCCCTCCTCTCGCCACCACACGTCAACGCCGGGCCGATTCGCAAATTTGCGAATCGCGTCCTGGGCGTCACTGCCCAGGCGCGCGATTTCCAGCGCGGACTCAATTCCGATGGTCTGAACGTTGCTGTTCAGGGATGCCCAGTAGCCATGGACCATCCCACCATTGCGACTGCTAGCCCCATCCCCGACCCGCGATGCCTCCACTAACGCCACTGAAAGATGAGGCGCTCGCTCACGCAACGCGAGAGCAGTCCAGAGACCTGTAAACCCCCCACCGATGATGACAACGTCCACATCTTTGGTGCCGGTCAGCACTGTGCTGGCCGGCCCATAGCTGTAATTGGCGTCTTCACGCCACCACGACCACAAGCGGGAATCCGCTCCGGGAAGCGCCGGCTGGAGATCCATCTACTTGCCTCCGGTTCCAGCGATGGAACGGCCACGAATGAAGTCAGACAACCGCTCACCCAGCATCATCGACGGCGCGTTGGTGTTACCCGAAACCAGTGTCGGCATGATCGAGGTATCGGCGACGCGAAGTCCCTCAATGCCGTGCACGCGGAACTGGGGATCCACTACAGCCATGTCATCGGTGCCCATCTTGCAAGCGCCAGACGGATGCAGCGCGCCCTGCGCAGTCTCCCTGACGAAACGCATGCGATCTTCCAGGGTGTTGAGCGGCTGGAGCGGGCGGTAGGAGCGCGCAACGTACTTGCTCAATGCCGACTGCTGCATGATTTCCTGGCCAATGCGTACGCCTTCCGCCAGACACTCTACGTCGTAAGGGTCGGCCAGGTAGTTAGGATCAACCAGCGGCGCGGAGTTCGGGTTGCCATCGCGCAGGCGAATGGTTCCACGAGAGCGCGGACGGGTCTGATAGACGTTGAGCGTGCAACCATTGCCACTCGGCACCGAGTCAGCCCCTTCTTCCACACCGGCGCCGGGGAGGAAGTGGTATTGGAGATT is part of the Pseudomonas lalkuanensis genome and harbors:
- a CDS encoding NAD(P)/FAD-dependent oxidoreductase; the encoded protein is MDLQPALPGADSRLWSWWREDANYSYGPASTVLTGTKDVDVVIIGGGFTGLWTALALRERAPHLSVALVEASRVGDGASSRNGGMVHGYWASLNSNVQTIGIESALEIARLGSDAQDAIRKFANRPGVDVWWREEGSIRVATCPAQERKLVDYWRECDELGAGRFIQKISQSETREMIDAPVFGSSLYFPEAANVHPGRLVLALRDAAVAAGVSIYEQSPVGRIDEARIHSVITKHGRLRAGHVVLATNVGLSAIPEVGARMSLFSSFATMSREVPDALSRLGWNHGVGASDFRMFLHYFRRTKDNRVLMGSGSGPIGFGSQTANPLLYGDEATKERARRGMARLLPEVAQAGFAKSWGWPIDVSADRLPFFKTLRRGIYYGGGYSGHGVNATWIAGRCLSSLVLGVKDQWSQSPFCARKVPRLPPEPFKYIGANAIRWGILRCEEAEEAEQRSDIAARSLAALPKILGLRIGVR
- a CDS encoding sigma-54-dependent transcriptional regulator, coding for MRIHVSFIDRVGITQEVLALLGARNLNLDAVEMIPPNVYIDAPSLSQTVLEELHQALLQVDGVKSVELVDILPGQRRRLQLDALLAAVNDPILAVDSRGHVLLANPSLTGLCGREPAGEHLSALFAEPDLAQKLVEKGFRLPMCEVRFKGQALLMDATPVSGGGGGLLTLYPPSRIGERLASLHHDHAEGMEALLGKSPELKALKTRLRKVANLEAPLLIQGETGTGKELVARACHALSARRDAPFLALNCAALPENLAESELFGYAAGAFSGAQRGGKPGLLELADSGTVFLDEVGEMSSYLQAKLLRFLSDGSFRRIGGDREVNVNVRVLCATHRNLERMVEEEGFREDLYYRLNVLNLVVPPLRERGQDILVLAEHFLRQACAQIQRSPCRLATAASAALLVNRWPGNVRQLQNVVFRAAAICESEVIDCDSLELAGTALGSQATEPLEVTSLEEAMQGYEKNLLQRLFTAYPSTRQLAARLNTSHTAIGQRLRKYGISSKA
- the gcvP gene encoding aminomethyl-transferring glycine dehydrogenase, with the protein product MSQAHLSLGTSNEFIARHIGPREADISAMLALTGHDSLEALIASVIPESIKGTSVLDLPAGQGEAEALAAIKAIAAKNQLFKSHIGQGYYPCHTPPPILRNLLENPAWYTAYTPYQPEISQGRLEALLNFQTLVSDLTGMEIANASLLDEGTAAAEAMTFCKRLAKNKRSNAFFASRYCHPQTLDVLRTRAEPLGIEVVIGDEHEIDDASAYFGALLQYPATDGDIFDYRELVERFHAAGALVAVAADLLALTLLTPPGEFGADVVLGSAQRFGVPLGFGGPHAAYFATRDTFKRDMPGRLVGISIDRHGKPALRLAMQTREQHIRREKATSNICTAQVLLANIASMYAVYHGPQGLAGIARRVHRLTAILAQGLTQLGHQVEQYHFFDTLSIVSSTTAKEVHAAAQATRINLRVLDDVRVGISLDETCDAASVEALWSVFASQGQTLPDFKALAASTGDCLPSKLLRESAFLQHEVFNRYHSETELMRYLRKLADKDLALDRTMIPLGSCTMKLNAASEMIPVTWPEFGALHPFAPVEQSQGYLELTNELEAMLCKATGYDAVSLQPNAGSQGEYAGLLAIRAYHASRGEGQRDICLIPQSAHGTNPATAQMAGMRVVVTACDARGNVDIADLKAKAEEHQNRLAALMITYPSTHGVFEEGIREICEIIHANGGQVYIDGANMNAMVGLCAPGQFGGDVSHLNLHKTFCIPHGGGGPGVGPIGVKSHLAPFLPGHCHMERKLGAVSAAPFGSASILPITWMYIRMMGGEGLKRASQLAILSANYIARRLEEHYPVLYTGENGLVAHECILDLRPLKETSGISVEDVAKRLIDYGFHAPTMSFPVAGTLMVEPTESESKEELDRFCDAMIRIREEIRAVEAGELDQDDNPLKNAPHTAAELVGEWTHRYSRELAVYPTASLIDGKYWPPVGRVDNVYGDRNLACACLPMSAYQDA
- the gcvH gene encoding glycine cleavage system protein GcvH: MSILRFTPDHEWLRIDASGDVTVGITSYAQEALGDVVFVQLPDAGSYEEGQEVAVLESVKAASNITMPLTGEVLEVNQALADTPELVNESPLQAGWFFRFRPENPEALEALMDQSAYDSFLAENA